The window CGTTTCGCTATCAACTTGCCGGGTTCGATGCCGATTGGATCAACGCCGGTTCGCGGCGCGAAGCGTTCTACACCAATCTGGCCCCCGGCAGTTATCGCTTTCGCGTGCTCGCCTTGAATTCCGACGGCGTGGAGACAGAATCCACGCCCCTCGAGTTCACGGTCCGGCCGCACTTTTATGAAACCTGGGCGTTTTTGCTCTGCGTCGTCTTTGCGATCGTCGCCGCGGCCTGGATTGCTTTTCGTCTGCGTATGCAGCGCGTCAAAGAACGTTTGCAAGTGGTGCTCGGCGAGCGTAACCGCATTGCTCGCGAACTGCACGACACGCTCATTCAAGGTTTCTCGGGTGTGACCATGCAAATGCAAGCGCTCGCCGCGCGCTTGAAAAAGCCGGATGATCTGGCGACGCTCAGCGAGATCATTAGCGACGCCGGCAACTGTCTGAGCGAAGCCCGCCGCTCTGTCGCCGGCCTGCGCAATCCCGAGAATGCTGAATCGGGGCTCACTGCCGCCATCACGCAATCGGCCCGCCAACTGACCGAAGGGAGCGACCTGCGGTTGCAGCTGCAACTTGGCCCACTCGCGGGAAAATTCAATCCCGATGTCGAATACAACGTGCTGCGGATCGTGCAGGAAGCGATCAGCAACACCATCAAGCACGCGCAGGCCAGCGCTGTCGAAGTTCGTTTGAAATCCAACGCCCACGAAGTGGCCATCACGGTTCACGACGACGGCCAGGGTTTTGATGTGGCGCGGCATCTCGAGCAGGCCCAGCCGGGCCATTACGGCCTCATCGGCATGCGCGAGCGCGCGAGCCAGATCGGCGCCACCGTGCAGTGGCGCAGTCAGCCGCGGCAAGGAACGACCGTTCTGCTCAGCCTGCCGCTGTCATCCGCCGCTGCCTTGAAACGATAATTGGAACCGGTGAAATCATGACCGACGAAGCAGCGCCACAAATTATTCGCGTTCTGTGCGCCGACGATCATCCGCTCGTCCGCAAAGGGATCGTCGCCATCCTCTCGAACGAAGCCGATATCGAACTCGTCGCCGAAGCGGCCAACGGCCGCCTGGCCGTCGAACTCTATCGCAAACATCAGCCCGATGTGGTGTTGATGGATCTACGCATGCCCGATCTCGACGGCATTTCGGCCATTAAACAAATTCGGGACGAGTTTCCCGATGCCAAAATCATCGCGCTCACCAGCTTCGATGGCGATCAAGACATTTATCGCGCGCTCGAAGCGGGCGTGCGCGGCTATCTGCTCAAAGAAATGGTTCACACCGAAGTTCTCAATGCCGTGCGCAAAGTGTTTGCCGGCCAAAAGCTGATGTCGCGTGAAGTGGCTGATCGCGTGGCGGGCTACTTTCCGCAAAACGCCCTCACGCCGCGCGAAACCGAAGTCCTGAGCCTGGTCGCGCAAGGCAAAGCCAACAAAGAAATCGCCGCATACCTGGGCGCCGCC is drawn from Anatilimnocola floriformis and contains these coding sequences:
- a CDS encoding response regulator; this encodes MTDEAAPQIIRVLCADDHPLVRKGIVAILSNEADIELVAEAANGRLAVELYRKHQPDVVLMDLRMPDLDGISAIKQIRDEFPDAKIIALTSFDGDQDIYRALEAGVRGYLLKEMVHTEVLNAVRKVFAGQKLMSREVADRVAGYFPQNALTPRETEVLSLVAQGKANKEIAAYLGAASGTVKIHVQNILAKLNASDRTQAVTIALQRGIIHLK